In Nonomuraea muscovyensis, the following proteins share a genomic window:
- a CDS encoding P-II family nitrogen regulator → MRLITAVIKPFKLDDVKAALEQFGIKGMTVSEASGYGRQRGHTEVYRGAEYQVDLVPKVRLEVLAEEDDAEDVIDVIVKAAQTGKIGDGKVWSVPVDSVVRVRTGERGPDAL, encoded by the coding sequence ATGAGGCTCATCACCGCGGTCATCAAGCCCTTCAAGCTCGATGACGTCAAGGCAGCGCTCGAACAGTTCGGCATCAAGGGCATGACCGTCAGCGAGGCCAGCGGCTACGGCCGCCAGCGCGGCCACACCGAGGTCTACCGGGGCGCCGAGTACCAGGTGGACCTGGTGCCCAAGGTCCGGCTGGAGGTCCTGGCGGAGGAGGACGACGCCGAGGACGTCATCGACGTCATCGTCAAGGCCGCCCAGACCGGCAAGATCGGCGACGGCAAGGTCTGGTCGGTGCCGGTGGACTCCGTGGTCCGGGTCCGCACCGGCGAACGCGGCCCCGACGCCCTGTAG
- a CDS encoding ammonium transporter, whose amino-acid sequence MKIDSGTTAWMLTATALVLLMTPGLAFFYGGMTRAKSVLNMMMMSFVAIITVSITWVLYGHSLTFSDNPMSWLNNFVGGFEHFGLQSLVDTATKDDGTGMPSLIFSAFQLTFAIITVALISGAIADRAKFGAWVLFTVVWATLVYFPVAHWVWGTGWLNTLGIEDFAGGTVVHINAGAAALALALVLGKRQGWRKEPMRPHNLTLVLLGAGLLWFGWFGFNAGSELAVDGTAALAFMNTQIATAAAAGAWLLVEKMRDGHATTLGVASGAVAGLVAITPACGFVDPWAAIVIGLLAGVACAYAVGLKYKFDYDDSLDVVGVHMVGGLVGAVALGFLARYPFLEQQNEGLFYGGGFTQLGLQVLGPVAVGVYSFVVTWVIAKIIDKVMGFRIPAEEEVTGVDITTHAETGYDLGTVHASGVTSANGSVAPAAKKVDA is encoded by the coding sequence GTGAAGATCGATAGCGGCACGACTGCCTGGATGCTCACGGCCACCGCGTTGGTGCTGTTGATGACTCCGGGCCTCGCGTTCTTCTACGGGGGCATGACCAGGGCCAAGAGCGTCCTGAACATGATGATGATGTCGTTCGTCGCCATCATCACGGTGTCCATCACCTGGGTCCTGTACGGGCACTCGCTCACGTTCAGCGACAACCCGATGTCCTGGCTCAACAACTTCGTCGGCGGCTTCGAGCACTTCGGGCTCCAGAGCCTGGTGGACACGGCCACGAAGGACGACGGCACGGGCATGCCCAGCCTGATCTTCTCGGCCTTCCAGCTGACGTTCGCCATCATCACCGTCGCCCTGATCAGCGGCGCGATCGCGGACCGGGCCAAGTTCGGCGCCTGGGTGCTGTTCACCGTCGTCTGGGCGACGCTCGTCTACTTCCCGGTCGCCCACTGGGTCTGGGGCACCGGCTGGCTGAACACCCTCGGCATCGAGGACTTCGCCGGCGGCACGGTGGTCCACATCAACGCCGGCGCCGCCGCGCTCGCCCTGGCGCTCGTGCTGGGCAAGCGGCAGGGCTGGCGCAAGGAGCCGATGCGGCCGCACAACCTCACCCTGGTCCTGCTCGGCGCCGGTCTGCTGTGGTTCGGCTGGTTCGGCTTCAACGCCGGCTCGGAGCTGGCGGTCGACGGCACGGCGGCCCTGGCGTTCATGAACACGCAGATCGCCACCGCCGCTGCGGCCGGCGCCTGGCTCCTGGTCGAGAAGATGCGCGACGGCCACGCCACCACCCTCGGCGTCGCCTCCGGCGCGGTCGCCGGTCTGGTCGCCATCACCCCGGCCTGTGGCTTCGTCGACCCCTGGGCGGCCATCGTCATCGGCCTGCTCGCCGGTGTGGCCTGTGCCTACGCCGTCGGCCTGAAGTACAAGTTCGACTACGACGACTCGCTCGACGTGGTCGGCGTCCACATGGTCGGCGGTCTCGTCGGTGCGGTGGCGCTGGGCTTCCTCGCCCGCTACCCGTTCCTCGAGCAGCAGAACGAGGGCCTGTTCTACGGCGGCGGGTTCACCCAGCTCGGTCTGCAGGTGCTCGGTCCGGTCGCGGTGGGCGTCTATTCGTTCGTCGTGACCTGGGTGATCGCCAAGATCATCGACAAGGTGATGGGCTTCCGGATCCCGGCCGAGGAAGAGGTCACCGGCGTCGACATCACCACCCACGCCGAGACCGGTTACGACCTCGGCACGGTGCACGCCTCCGGCGTGACCTCCGCGAACGGTTCCGTCGCCCCGGCAGCCAAGAAGGTGGACGCATGA
- a CDS encoding sigma-70 family RNA polymerase sigma factor, with translation MARPTGSRAQEQHVAERDLLGTYLAEIGRVPLLTAEEEVELAKRIEAGLFAEQLLDRGGSEPRFGDAADEELERLAVSGRRAKDEFIQANLRLVVAVARKYSGRGMPLIDLVQEGNLGLVRAVEKFDYKRGYKFSTYATWWIRQSVGRAIHEQARPVRLPTHAGEQMTRLMRVRRDLLAEFDAEPTDHDLAAILELPIERVRELRRWASDPVSLQLGVGDEDETELGDMIADETWADPEQQAIDILERERLDEWLTDLEGDTRDMLRWRYGLVDGREHTLTEVGERYGIGRDRARRIERDALARLRRMATAAA, from the coding sequence ATGGCAAGGCCTACGGGGAGTCGCGCGCAGGAGCAGCACGTCGCCGAGCGCGATCTGCTGGGGACCTATCTGGCCGAGATCGGCAGGGTCCCGCTGCTCACGGCGGAGGAAGAAGTCGAGCTGGCCAAGCGGATAGAGGCCGGGCTCTTCGCCGAGCAGCTTCTCGACCGCGGCGGCTCCGAGCCGCGCTTCGGTGACGCGGCCGACGAGGAGCTGGAACGCCTGGCCGTCTCCGGCCGGCGGGCGAAGGACGAGTTCATCCAGGCCAACCTGCGCCTGGTCGTGGCGGTGGCACGGAAGTACTCCGGCCGGGGGATGCCGCTGATCGACCTGGTCCAGGAGGGCAACCTGGGGCTGGTCCGGGCCGTGGAGAAGTTCGACTACAAGCGGGGTTACAAGTTCTCGACGTACGCCACGTGGTGGATCAGGCAGTCGGTCGGCCGGGCCATCCACGAGCAGGCGCGGCCGGTGCGGCTGCCCACCCATGCCGGTGAGCAGATGACCAGGCTGATGCGGGTGCGCCGCGACCTGCTGGCCGAGTTCGACGCCGAGCCCACCGACCACGACCTCGCGGCGATTCTCGAGCTGCCGATCGAGCGGGTGCGCGAGCTGCGCCGCTGGGCCTCCGACCCGGTGTCACTGCAGCTCGGCGTGGGCGACGAGGACGAGACCGAGCTGGGCGACATGATCGCCGACGAGACCTGGGCCGACCCGGAGCAGCAGGCGATCGACATCCTGGAGCGCGAGCGGCTCGACGAGTGGCTCACCGACCTGGAGGGCGACACCCGCGACATGTTGCGCTGGCGCTACGGGCTGGTGGACGGGCGCGAGCACACGCTCACGGAGGTGGGCGAGCGCTACGGCATCGGCCGCGACCGGGCCCGCCGCATCGAGCGTGACGCGCTGGCGCGGCTGCGCCGCATGGCCACCGCCGCCGCCTGA
- a CDS encoding SDR family oxidoreductase, with protein MTARPTALITGASRGVGEAVARALAPTHDVLLGGRDESALTRLAGELPGARPWPVELTGVTEADVEGVDRLDVLVHSAGVAPLGRIADSTAAAWRTAMEVNVVAVAELTRLLLPALRTAGGHVVCVNSGQGQRAGAGWGPYSASKFALRAFADALRLEEPRLRVTSLYPGRIGTDMQRGVREHEGGAYEPDRYLRSESVARAVLAAVNAGPDAHLTELTLRPAEGPVS; from the coding sequence ATGACCGCACGGCCCACCGCGTTGATCACCGGAGCTTCCAGGGGCGTGGGCGAGGCCGTCGCGCGAGCGCTGGCGCCGACCCACGACGTCCTGCTCGGCGGCCGCGACGAAAGTGCCCTGACCCGCCTGGCGGGCGAGCTGCCCGGCGCCCGGCCCTGGCCGGTCGAGCTGACCGGGGTCACCGAGGCCGACGTCGAAGGCGTCGATCGGCTCGACGTGCTGGTGCACAGCGCGGGGGTGGCCCCGCTCGGCCGGATCGCCGACTCCACGGCCGCGGCGTGGCGCACGGCGATGGAGGTCAACGTCGTCGCGGTCGCCGAGCTCACCCGGTTGCTGCTGCCCGCGCTGCGGACGGCCGGCGGCCACGTGGTGTGCGTCAACTCGGGCCAGGGGCAGCGCGCCGGCGCCGGCTGGGGCCCCTACTCGGCCAGCAAGTTCGCGCTGCGCGCCTTCGCCGACGCGCTGCGCCTGGAGGAGCCCCGGCTCCGGGTGACGAGCCTCTACCCCGGCCGGATCGGCACCGACATGCAGCGCGGGGTGCGCGAGCACGAGGGCGGGGCGTACGAACCCGACCGCTATCTGCGGTCCGAGAGCGTCGCCCGCGCCGTGCTGGCGGCCGTCAACGCCGGCCCCGACGCCCACCTGACCGAGCTCACCCTGCGGCCCGCAGAGGGTCCCGTCAGCTGA
- a CDS encoding PadR family transcriptional regulator encodes MSSSTRLLILGTLLDGPMNGYQVRRRLEVMGADGWASVAFGSIYHGLSKMADEGLLTVVESGKGGKTVYEITETGREEFHRNLLISWHEVRPVVDPFQVALTYMDRLSSEELVPALYGRIQELRRQITLIEHAYGAKQRYGAPRHIDENLRLMAAMFAAQLAWAEHAVTQVEAGELP; translated from the coding sequence ATGTCTTCCTCGACCAGGCTTCTCATCCTCGGCACGCTGCTCGACGGGCCGATGAACGGTTATCAGGTGCGCAGGCGGCTGGAGGTGATGGGCGCCGACGGCTGGGCCAGCGTGGCCTTCGGCTCGATCTACCACGGGCTGTCCAAGATGGCCGACGAGGGCCTGCTCACCGTGGTCGAGAGCGGCAAGGGCGGCAAGACCGTCTACGAGATCACCGAGACGGGCCGCGAGGAGTTCCACCGCAACCTGCTGATCTCCTGGCACGAGGTCAGGCCCGTCGTCGACCCCTTCCAGGTCGCGCTCACGTACATGGACCGGCTGAGCTCCGAGGAGCTCGTCCCGGCGCTGTACGGCAGGATCCAGGAGCTCCGGCGGCAGATCACCCTGATCGAGCACGCCTACGGCGCCAAGCAGCGCTACGGCGCCCCCCGGCACATCGACGAGAACCTCCGCCTGATGGCCGCCATGTTCGCCGCCCAGCTCGCCTGGGCGGAGCACGCGGTCACCCAGGTGGAGGCAGGCGAACTCCCCTGA
- a CDS encoding ATP-binding cassette domain-containing protein, with amino-acid sequence MIIDAHGLRKTFTTRGRKGTQTVEAVRGVDLEVDKGEIFGVLGPNGAGKTTTIRMLATLIVPDAGTATVAGHDLLKDPGGVRRHLGYVSQAGGVEENTTPRAQVTMAARIHGVADPARATAEVLERFELTEMADRPGRTLSGGQKRRVAIALGLVHSPPLLFLDEPTTGLDPQNRANLWNRIRQLRELGTSVLLSTHYLDEADALCDRLAIVDHGQVVAQGTAGELKREVSGDVVTLRVDEPVRAAETLKPYARETRLDDEVLRVYVDDGERTLPALLRALEEEGLSLTSIALDRSTLDDVFLAKTGRSLRDAGAAA; translated from the coding sequence TTGATCATCGACGCCCATGGCTTACGCAAGACGTTCACCACCCGCGGCAGGAAGGGCACGCAGACCGTCGAGGCCGTGCGCGGCGTGGACCTGGAGGTGGACAAGGGCGAGATCTTCGGCGTCCTCGGCCCGAACGGCGCCGGCAAGACCACCACGATCAGGATGCTCGCCACGCTGATCGTCCCCGACGCCGGCACGGCCACCGTCGCCGGCCACGACCTGCTGAAAGACCCGGGCGGGGTGCGCCGCCACCTCGGCTACGTCAGCCAGGCCGGCGGGGTCGAGGAGAACACCACGCCCCGCGCCCAGGTCACCATGGCCGCCCGCATCCACGGCGTGGCCGACCCCGCGCGGGCCACGGCCGAGGTGCTGGAGCGGTTCGAGCTGACCGAGATGGCCGACCGGCCGGGCCGCACGCTGTCGGGCGGCCAGAAACGGCGGGTGGCCATCGCGCTCGGCCTGGTGCACAGCCCGCCGCTGCTGTTCCTCGACGAGCCGACCACCGGCCTCGACCCGCAGAACCGGGCCAACCTCTGGAACCGCATCCGGCAGTTGCGCGAGCTGGGCACCAGCGTGCTGCTCAGCACCCACTACCTCGACGAGGCCGACGCGCTGTGCGACCGGCTGGCGATCGTGGACCACGGCCAGGTGGTGGCCCAGGGCACTGCGGGCGAGCTCAAGCGCGAGGTCTCGGGCGACGTGGTCACGCTCCGGGTGGACGAGCCCGTCCGGGCCGCCGAGACGCTCAAACCGTACGCGCGGGAGACCCGCCTCGACGACGAGGTGCTGCGCGTGTACGTGGACGACGGGGAACGGACGCTGCCCGCGCTGCTGCGGGCGCTGGAGGAGGAGGGCCTCTCGCTCACCTCGATCGCGCTCGACCGGTCCACGCTCGACGACGTCTTCCTGGCCAAGACCGGCCGGTCCCTTCGCGACGCGGGAGCCGCCGCGTGA
- a CDS encoding ABC transporter permease: protein MIGHTALFLGYELRNTFRNPVWPLFGIVQPVVYLLLFGPLVAGSAGQSTADMLTAFTPGMLVITALFGSIGVGYGMIYELRSGVLERVAVSPAWRPSIVLGRTLRDGVVLVLQSVAVVLIALAMGMRASLPGVAITVLLIAVTGLFASGIGYGLALSLRDENGMAQIMQFFALPIMLLSGALLPMTLAPEWMQRVAVLNPMYHPVVAGRALFAGDLTDSSIPVAFAVMLVLAALTVTWSVRSLRRLAG from the coding sequence GTGATCGGCCACACGGCCCTCTTCCTGGGCTACGAGCTGCGCAACACCTTCCGCAACCCCGTCTGGCCGCTGTTCGGCATCGTCCAGCCGGTGGTCTACCTCCTGCTGTTCGGCCCGCTGGTGGCCGGGTCGGCGGGGCAGTCGACGGCCGACATGCTGACGGCGTTCACGCCGGGCATGCTGGTGATCACCGCCCTGTTCGGCTCGATCGGCGTCGGCTACGGCATGATCTACGAGCTGCGCAGCGGTGTGCTGGAGCGCGTCGCGGTCAGCCCGGCCTGGCGCCCGTCGATCGTGCTCGGGCGCACCCTGCGCGACGGCGTCGTGCTGGTGCTCCAGTCGGTCGCGGTGGTGCTCATCGCGCTGGCGATGGGCATGCGGGCCAGCCTGCCGGGAGTCGCGATCACGGTGCTGCTCATCGCCGTGACCGGCCTGTTCGCCTCCGGCATCGGCTACGGCCTGGCGCTGTCGCTGCGCGACGAGAACGGCATGGCGCAGATCATGCAGTTCTTCGCCCTGCCGATCATGCTGCTGTCGGGCGCCCTGCTGCCGATGACGCTGGCTCCGGAGTGGATGCAGCGGGTGGCCGTCCTCAACCCGATGTACCACCCGGTGGTGGCGGGTCGGGCGCTGTTCGCCGGCGACCTGACCGACTCCTCGATCCCGGTGGCGTTCGCCGTCATGCTGGTGCTGGCCGCGCTGACGGTGACCTGGTCGGTGCGCTCGCTGCGCCGGCTGGCCGGGTAG
- a CDS encoding MurR/RpiR family transcriptional regulator has protein sequence MTGGYHSGLDGLLDGRRLSPVQRRIAGYLSDHLDEAIFLSSVELAERAGVSQPSVTRFAVVLGFAGYPELRQALRPLVLGGAPDRSHESLLRGAVDDEIRGLTRLRERLAALPLKELGEALAATEPLPVIGLLASSGLATTLAHFARRIHPDVRLLTHGGCELSDALHAARRSGAEWVVAVVLPRYPADAVRALEYAAKLGLKTAVITDRPDFPAEVVLDAPVGDRPVSTAQAAPLVLAMALVEAMAEAAPLRTRARLEEWERMTGETGTFAPVDRR, from the coding sequence GTGACAGGCGGATACCACAGCGGGCTCGACGGGTTGCTCGACGGCCGGAGGTTGTCGCCCGTGCAGCGGCGGATCGCCGGCTACCTGTCCGACCACCTCGACGAGGCCATCTTCCTGTCCAGCGTCGAGCTGGCCGAACGGGCCGGCGTGAGCCAGCCGTCGGTGACCCGGTTCGCGGTCGTGCTGGGCTTCGCCGGCTACCCCGAGCTGCGGCAGGCGCTGCGGCCGCTGGTGCTGGGCGGCGCGCCCGACAGGTCGCACGAGAGCCTGCTGCGGGGCGCCGTGGACGACGAGATCCGCGGCCTGACCCGGCTGCGCGAGCGGCTGGCGGCGCTGCCGCTGAAGGAACTGGGCGAGGCGCTGGCCGCCACCGAGCCGCTGCCCGTGATCGGGCTGCTGGCCTCCAGCGGGCTGGCGACCACCCTCGCCCACTTCGCCCGGCGCATCCATCCCGACGTGCGGCTGCTGACCCACGGCGGCTGCGAGCTGTCCGACGCGCTGCACGCGGCCCGCCGGTCGGGGGCCGAGTGGGTGGTGGCGGTGGTGCTGCCCCGCTACCCCGCCGACGCGGTGCGCGCCCTGGAGTACGCCGCGAAGCTGGGGCTGAAGACGGCGGTCATCACCGATCGGCCCGACTTCCCGGCGGAGGTGGTGCTCGACGCGCCCGTCGGCGACCGGCCGGTGTCGACCGCGCAGGCGGCGCCGCTGGTCCTGGCCATGGCGCTGGTGGAGGCCATGGCCGAGGCGGCGCCGCTGCGCACCCGGGCGCGGCTGGAGGAGTGGGAACGGATGACCGGTGAGACCGGGACGTTCGCGCCCGTGGACCGCCGGTAG
- a CDS encoding ABC transporter ATP-binding protein: protein MIKDLLAYIRPHRRILVIGGLLGLIGSIAGLAMPLLAKYVVDAFGQDRSMAGPLIGLSVAVLVGAVVSAGGNYLMERTGEGIVLGARRRLVDRMLRLKVADVDRLKPGDLMSRVTGDTTLLRSVLTNGIVNSIGSAFMLVGAIVMMATMDGVLLLVTLLVVVVIGGMTGLIMPRIQRAQQDAQEAVGEMGAVLDRALQAYRTVKASGAEEREIGVVAGAAERARDRGLQVAGWTSLAGVATWMAVQIAFLCVLGVGGARVASGTLEVSSLIAFLLYLFYLVAPIGQLVEGAVQLQQGLAAVKRIKEIEDLPAEPVAVPASSTAEPVGVRFEDVAFRYGDDRPAVHHGVSFEVPPGGLTALVGPSGAGKSTVFALLERFYEHQEGTITVGGRDIRDWPLGDLRAALGYVEQDAPVLAGTLRENLLFAAQDATEEDLRRAITRTRLDDLVARLPEGLDTAVGHRGVLLSGGERQRVAIARALLRKPRLLLLDEATSQLDAVNELRLREVIAEVATETTVLVIAHRLSTVTNADRIVVMEGGGVRAVGTHDELVGHDDLYRELAATQFLVS, encoded by the coding sequence GTGATCAAGGACTTACTCGCCTACATCCGCCCGCACCGGCGGATCCTGGTGATCGGTGGGCTGCTGGGCCTGATCGGGTCCATCGCGGGGCTCGCGATGCCGCTGCTGGCCAAGTACGTCGTGGACGCCTTCGGCCAGGACCGGTCGATGGCCGGGCCGCTCATCGGGCTCAGCGTGGCCGTCCTGGTCGGCGCGGTGGTCTCGGCCGGCGGCAACTATCTGATGGAGCGCACCGGCGAGGGCATCGTGCTCGGCGCCCGGCGCAGGCTGGTGGACCGCATGCTCCGGCTCAAGGTGGCGGACGTGGACCGGCTCAAGCCCGGCGACCTGATGTCCCGGGTCACCGGCGACACTACCCTGCTGCGCTCCGTGCTCACCAACGGCATCGTCAACTCGATCGGCTCGGCGTTCATGCTGGTCGGCGCCATCGTCATGATGGCCACCATGGACGGCGTGCTGCTGCTGGTCACGCTGCTCGTGGTGGTCGTCATCGGCGGTATGACCGGGCTGATCATGCCGCGGATCCAGCGGGCCCAGCAGGACGCCCAGGAGGCCGTGGGCGAGATGGGCGCGGTGCTCGACCGGGCCCTGCAGGCGTACCGGACGGTCAAGGCGAGCGGGGCCGAGGAGCGCGAGATCGGCGTCGTCGCCGGCGCGGCCGAGCGCGCCCGCGACCGCGGCCTGCAGGTCGCCGGCTGGACGTCGCTGGCCGGGGTGGCGACGTGGATGGCGGTGCAGATCGCGTTCCTGTGCGTGCTGGGCGTGGGCGGCGCGCGCGTCGCCTCCGGCACGCTGGAGGTCTCGTCGCTCATCGCGTTCCTGCTGTACCTGTTCTACCTGGTCGCGCCCATCGGGCAGCTCGTCGAGGGCGCCGTCCAGCTCCAGCAGGGCCTGGCCGCCGTCAAGCGCATCAAGGAGATCGAGGACCTGCCCGCCGAGCCCGTCGCGGTCCCGGCCTCCTCCACCGCCGAGCCGGTCGGCGTGCGGTTCGAGGACGTGGCCTTCCGGTACGGCGACGACCGGCCGGCCGTCCACCACGGGGTGAGCTTCGAGGTGCCGCCCGGCGGCCTGACCGCCCTCGTGGGCCCGTCCGGCGCCGGCAAGTCCACCGTGTTCGCCCTGCTCGAACGCTTCTACGAGCACCAGGAGGGCACGATCACGGTCGGCGGCCGCGACATCCGCGACTGGCCGCTCGGCGACCTGCGCGCCGCGCTCGGCTACGTCGAGCAGGACGCGCCCGTGCTCGCCGGCACCCTGCGGGAGAACCTCCTGTTCGCCGCCCAGGACGCCACCGAGGAGGACCTGCGGCGCGCCATCACCCGCACCCGCCTCGACGACCTCGTGGCCCGGCTGCCCGAGGGGCTCGACACGGCCGTCGGCCACCGCGGCGTGCTGCTGTCGGGCGGTGAGCGGCAGCGGGTCGCCATCGCCAGGGCGTTGCTGCGCAAGCCCCGGCTGCTGCTGCTGGACGAGGCGACCTCGCAGCTCGACGCGGTCAACGAGCTGCGGCTGCGCGAGGTGATCGCCGAGGTGGCCACCGAGACGACCGTGCTGGTCATCGCCCACCGCCTGTCGACCGTGACGAACGCCGACCGCATCGTCGTCATGGAAGGGGGCGGCGTGCGCGCCGTGGGCACGCACGACGAGCTGGTCGGGCACGACGACCTCTACCGTGAGCTGGCCGCCACCCAGTTCCTCGTGTCCTGA
- a CDS encoding PadR family transcriptional regulator: MALRHAVLAALLDGEYSGYQLTKVFDVGVANFWYAAPQQLYSELTRLEGEGLISGREVVQHGRPNKRVFTVTPAGFDELAAFAATPVRPLLLRDELAVKVHAVDVLDPAPVVAQLRERADQAAARLTLFERTLTRLRGDLDEESFLRHGERVGPYLSCLAGCRLERETRDWCLATARTLSERAARAGREIR; this comes from the coding sequence GTGGCGCTCCGGCACGCCGTGCTCGCCGCGCTGCTCGACGGCGAGTACAGCGGCTACCAGCTCACCAAGGTCTTCGACGTGGGCGTCGCCAACTTCTGGTACGCCGCGCCGCAGCAGCTCTACAGCGAGCTGACCAGGTTGGAGGGCGAAGGCCTGATCAGCGGCCGGGAGGTCGTCCAGCACGGCCGCCCCAACAAGCGGGTCTTCACCGTCACGCCGGCCGGCTTCGACGAGCTGGCCGCCTTCGCCGCCACCCCCGTCAGGCCGCTGCTGCTCCGCGACGAGCTGGCCGTCAAGGTGCACGCCGTGGACGTGCTCGACCCGGCACCCGTCGTCGCCCAGCTCCGGGAGCGGGCCGACCAGGCGGCGGCCAGGCTGACGCTGTTCGAGCGGACGCTGACGCGCCTGCGTGGTGACCTGGACGAGGAGTCGTTCCTGCGGCACGGCGAGCGTGTCGGCCCGTACCTGTCCTGCCTGGCCGGCTGCCGGCTGGAGCGGGAGACGCGCGACTGGTGCCTGGCCACCGCGCGAACGCTGAGCGAGCGCGCCGCCCGCGCCGGAAGGGAGATCCGATGA
- a CDS encoding SGNH/GDSL hydrolase family protein, which yields MTYTRYVALGDSQTEGLGDGDDLRGHRGWADRLAEHLARCEPGLLYANLAVRGRLAAEVRDEQLGPALALRPDLASVMAGMNDLIRPGFDAAKVVETLEEMFAALTGAGAHVVTVTFPDLGRIAPLARPLLPRVLAYNAGVRSAAARHGVTVVDTFPYGFFTDARMWSSDRLHASPMGHARFAAAVAHTLGVPGSDDTWTLPLPALPRPTAWQATATELRWIAGFAAPWIHRRLRGLSSGDGRTAKRPALSPVTPLPD from the coding sequence ATGACCTACACCCGCTACGTCGCCCTCGGCGACAGCCAGACCGAGGGCCTGGGCGACGGCGACGACCTGCGCGGCCACCGCGGCTGGGCCGACCGGCTGGCCGAGCACCTGGCGCGGTGCGAGCCCGGCCTGCTGTACGCCAACCTCGCCGTGCGGGGCCGCCTGGCCGCCGAGGTCCGCGACGAGCAGCTCGGCCCCGCCCTGGCGCTGCGGCCCGACCTGGCGAGCGTCATGGCCGGCATGAACGACCTCATCCGCCCCGGCTTCGACGCCGCGAAGGTCGTCGAGACGCTGGAGGAGATGTTCGCCGCGCTCACCGGCGCGGGGGCGCACGTGGTCACGGTCACCTTCCCCGACCTCGGCAGGATCGCCCCGCTGGCCCGCCCGCTGTTGCCGCGGGTGCTGGCCTACAACGCCGGCGTCCGCTCCGCCGCCGCCCGTCACGGCGTCACGGTGGTCGACACCTTCCCGTACGGGTTCTTCACCGACGCGCGCATGTGGAGCAGTGACCGGCTGCACGCCAGCCCGATGGGTCACGCCCGCTTCGCGGCCGCCGTGGCCCACACGCTGGGCGTGCCGGGCAGCGACGACACCTGGACACTCCCCCTGCCGGCGCTGCCGCGCCCCACCGCCTGGCAGGCCACGGCCACGGAGCTGCGCTGGATCGCGGGGTTCGCCGCCCCGTGGATCCACCGCCGCCTGCGCGGCCTGTCCTCCGGCGACGGCCGCACGGCCAAACGCCCCGCGCTCTCCCCGGTCACCCCCCTACCGGACTGA
- a CDS encoding nucleotidyl transferase AbiEii/AbiGii toxin family protein has protein sequence MSPGEIPPGRAPDGWTSPGADGPLLAAVLPVACRYGLVLAGGHALALHGLADRPGEDIDLVTDPCRSAAEVAEAVWRGFLEAGLEASLGAVAPRVAGLAVREPVTGERREVVLHREAPQRPAVTWGGLRVLDVDDAVGLAMRALHDRGLAGDLAVAVRAGETRTFRDLEALARPYHDDFALPELVMRLEFAELMPDEAFRACGLDGAGAARVRAFARAWVEDVKLRRSEDGDADYDDPDLPAVD, from the coding sequence ATGTCACCAGGGGAGATCCCGCCAGGACGGGCGCCGGACGGATGGACGTCGCCGGGAGCGGACGGCCCGCTGCTGGCCGCCGTGCTGCCCGTCGCCTGCCGGTACGGGCTGGTGCTCGCGGGCGGACACGCCCTGGCGCTCCACGGCCTGGCCGACCGGCCGGGTGAGGACATCGACCTCGTCACCGACCCCTGCCGGTCGGCGGCGGAGGTGGCCGAGGCGGTGTGGCGCGGGTTCCTGGAGGCGGGGCTGGAGGCGTCGCTCGGTGCGGTGGCGCCGAGGGTGGCCGGGCTGGCGGTGCGCGAGCCGGTGACGGGTGAGCGCCGGGAGGTAGTCCTGCACCGGGAGGCGCCGCAACGGCCGGCCGTCACGTGGGGCGGGCTGCGGGTGCTCGACGTGGACGACGCGGTCGGGCTCGCCATGCGGGCGCTGCACGACCGGGGGCTCGCCGGTGACCTCGCCGTGGCGGTCCGGGCGGGCGAGACGCGCACCTTTCGCGACCTTGAGGCCCTGGCCAGGCCGTACCATGACGACTTCGCGCTGCCCGAGCTGGTCATGCGGCTGGAGTTCGCCGAGCTGATGCCCGACGAGGCCTTCCGGGCGTGCGGGCTGGACGGGGCGGGCGCCGCGCGCGTGCGGGCGTTCGCCCGCGCGTGGGTGGAGGACGTCAAGCTGCGGCGCTCCGAGGACGGCGACGCCGACTACGACGACCCCGACCTGCCCGCCGTCGACTGA